A window from Amblyomma americanum isolate KBUSLIRL-KWMA chromosome 7, ASM5285725v1, whole genome shotgun sequence encodes these proteins:
- the LOC144098582 gene encoding uncharacterized protein LOC144098582, whose translation MQYLALVLSIVGGTLFLGLLLAAICSYYWISQKHYPCAWSATGDAKSDAYYKKTGDWKYVQSGAVPDAEEGVLTDNDEPLLGSIVLEDGASVTAQDGQCDNTDAPKRDVRAAGPVSCSERTCENKTAM comes from the coding sequence ATGCAGTATCTGGCGCTCGTTCTAAGCATCGTAGGGGGCACGCTGTTCTTAGGCCTCCTACTGGCGGCTATCTGCAGTTACTACTGGATCTCGCAGAAGCACTACCCGTGCGCCTGGTCAGCCACGGGTGACGCCAAGTCGGACGCTTACTACAAGAAGACCGGCGACTGGAAGTACGTCCAGAGCGGCGCGGTTCCGGACGCCGAGGAAGGGGTGCTCACGGACAACGACGAACCGCTTCTGGGCTCCATCGTGCTTGAAGACGGTGCCAGCGTGACGGCTCAAGATGGCCAATGTGACAACACAGATGCGCCCAAGAGAGACGTGAGAGCCGCGGGTCCAGTAAGCTGCTCTGAACGCACGTGCGAGAATAAGACTGCGATGTAG